A window from Fimbriimonadaceae bacterium encodes these proteins:
- a CDS encoding tetratricopeptide repeat protein, translated as MQNGYGGERDKVKESKLAAPVYGLLLIAMMGGCSPHSSVPAKRSITSPDSLEEAARFNNSGAAKMAVGDIAGGLDDFREAVRRSPGTAMFQENLGWAMAKLGQYEGSLPPLSLAISLDPSDPQVWFKRGYVKTHLRDFQGAAEDYSRALKISPGLTEAYGNRGMVRAMLQDWHGAIEDASMAIQLDPENSYNYWLRGWAHTSVENLSGSLSDYTEAIRLSPDDARLFVKRGEVRVKMGDKLGALSDLTKAIDLNPQEATYFLMRGQLNKEIGDHESARRDINKAIQLDPKLLGQRS; from the coding sequence TTGCAAAATGGATATGGAGGGGAGCGGGACAAAGTGAAAGAATCGAAGTTGGCGGCTCCAGTCTATGGATTACTCCTGATCGCAATGATGGGCGGGTGTTCGCCTCACTCCTCTGTTCCTGCCAAAAGGTCGATTACATCTCCCGATTCACTAGAAGAAGCTGCTCGCTTCAATAACTCAGGGGCAGCCAAAATGGCCGTGGGTGATATCGCAGGCGGGTTGGATGATTTTCGCGAAGCTGTCCGGAGAAGTCCAGGGACTGCCATGTTTCAGGAAAACCTAGGCTGGGCCATGGCTAAGCTTGGTCAGTACGAAGGAAGTCTGCCTCCCCTCTCCTTAGCCATCTCGCTTGATCCGTCAGATCCTCAGGTTTGGTTTAAGCGTGGATATGTAAAGACTCACTTGCGGGACTTTCAGGGGGCTGCAGAGGATTACTCGCGAGCTCTAAAAATTAGCCCTGGGTTGACCGAGGCTTATGGTAATCGCGGGATGGTAAGAGCCATGTTACAAGATTGGCATGGGGCGATTGAAGATGCTTCCATGGCGATTCAGTTGGATCCTGAGAACTCATACAATTATTGGCTTCGAGGGTGGGCACACACTAGTGTCGAAAACCTCTCTGGATCGCTCTCTGATTATACTGAAGCCATACGACTTAGCCCCGATGACGCTAGACTATTTGTGAAACGAGGAGAAGTGCGAGTCAAGATGGGCGATAAACTAGGAGCTTTAAGCGACCTCACGAAGGCCATAGATCTCAATCCTCAGGAAGCAACCTACTTTTTGATGAGAGGACAGTTGAATAAGGAAATAGGTGACCACGAAAGTGCGCGGAGAGACATTAATAAGGCCATTCAGTTAGATCCTAAGCTTCTTGGACAAAGATCTTAG
- a CDS encoding helix-turn-helix domain-containing protein, with protein sequence MVPSTQLITIREAANRLGLKESTIRKYILKRQIAYVKPSVRAVRIPIEELERILNAGLRPVIPQAEGAR encoded by the coding sequence ATGGTCCCGAGTACACAATTGATCACGATTCGAGAGGCAGCCAATCGGTTAGGGCTCAAGGAAAGCACGATCAGGAAATACATCCTGAAACGGCAGATTGCCTATGTGAAGCCGTCGGTGCGGGCTGTGCGGATTCCCATTGAGGAACTGGAACGAATTCTCAATGCCGGGCTGAGACCGGTTATTCCTCAAGCGGAAGGTGCCCGATGA
- a CDS encoding site-specific integrase, whose product MARKEGKDRGITQRKGRKGWWVRVYANGRERWHRCDTKTQAKALYGRLKADIREGTYFPEKFAPRKDITLRAWINRYLEGTVNRNKAGEVLYGRRWSLLIGRRLLTQITVDDLRRIQAKMRAKMKVNKKEPQRLWADATINRHFAFLRHVLMLAVKDDKLTKNPVSSLKFFPEANRTRFLTSEELDRLRGVMTPDDWKLVAFAVETGLRRGEQFSLRWNQVDLENEVLTLPMPKGGKTRHVPLSEGAKTILRSFDSFLRSAWVFPGLKDVTHPMDSRAFLRRSFEPGLRRAGIEGACWHSLRHTAASRRVMAGVDLVSVKEILGHRDIETTMRYAHLAPGHLRDAVNRGSLSGTVTKTVTSEEGIVEEAMQPIDY is encoded by the coding sequence GTGGCAAGAAAAGAAGGCAAGGATAGAGGGATTACTCAGCGCAAAGGCCGCAAGGGCTGGTGGGTGCGTGTCTATGCCAACGGACGGGAGCGCTGGCACCGCTGTGACACCAAAACACAGGCAAAAGCGCTCTATGGTCGATTAAAAGCCGATATTCGGGAAGGCACCTATTTCCCCGAGAAATTCGCCCCTCGAAAAGACATCACCCTTCGGGCCTGGATCAATCGCTACCTCGAAGGAACGGTGAACCGAAACAAAGCTGGCGAAGTACTCTATGGACGGCGCTGGTCCCTGCTTATCGGAAGACGCCTACTCACCCAGATTACGGTCGATGATCTCCGGCGGATACAAGCCAAAATGCGCGCCAAGATGAAGGTGAACAAGAAGGAACCGCAACGGCTGTGGGCGGATGCCACGATCAACCGGCATTTTGCGTTCCTCCGACATGTGTTGATGCTAGCCGTCAAAGACGACAAGCTGACCAAGAACCCGGTTTCCAGCCTCAAGTTCTTTCCTGAAGCCAACCGGACGCGATTCCTCACGAGCGAAGAACTGGACCGATTGAGAGGCGTCATGACCCCGGATGACTGGAAATTGGTCGCCTTCGCCGTCGAGACCGGGTTGAGACGAGGAGAACAGTTCTCCCTCCGCTGGAACCAGGTCGATCTGGAAAATGAGGTCCTGACCCTGCCGATGCCGAAGGGAGGCAAAACCCGACATGTGCCCTTGAGTGAGGGAGCCAAGACCATCCTGAGGTCATTTGACTCGTTTCTTCGGTCGGCTTGGGTGTTCCCAGGCTTAAAGGACGTGACCCACCCTATGGATAGCCGTGCTTTTCTCCGGCGTTCGTTTGAGCCTGGTCTGAGGCGAGCGGGGATCGAGGGGGCCTGTTGGCATTCACTCCGACATACCGCAGCCAGCCGCCGTGTCATGGCAGGGGTCGATCTCGTATCAGTGAAGGAGATCCTCGGACACCGTGATATCGAGACGACTATGCGGTATGCCCATCTCGCACCAGGACATCTTCGAGACGCAGTGAATCGAGGGAGTCTGAGTGGAACCGTGACCAAAACCGTGACCAGCGAGGAGGGAATAGTCGAAGAAGCGATGCAACCTATTGATTATC